The following are encoded in a window of Eleutherodactylus coqui strain aEleCoq1 chromosome 12, aEleCoq1.hap1, whole genome shotgun sequence genomic DNA:
- the EAF1 gene encoding ELL-associated factor 1 yields the protein MNGTPPPPPLDREEHALRLGESFEKRPRSSFHTVRYDFKPASIDTSCEGELQVGKGDEVTITLPHIPGSTPPMTVFKGNKRPYQKDCVLIINHDTGEYVLEKLSSSIQVKKTRAEGSSKIQARIEQQSARSSQPSSQFKTPSKPSAGPKTSPLKDHPSPEPQLDDIKRELRAEVEIIEQMSSSGSSSSESGSSSGSDDDSSSSGGGDDTHTSPSQQYSNRTPVSNGTNRPQGSNQLINTLRHDLQLSESGSDSDD from the exons ATGAACGGGACGCCCCCTCCACCGCCTCTGGACCGGGAGGAGCACGCACTGCGGTTAGGGGAGAGCTTCGAGAAGAGGCCGCGCTCCTCCTTCCACACTGTGCGCT ATGATTTTAAGCCGGCATCCATAGACACATCTTGCGAAGGCGAACTGCAAGTCGGAAAAGGCGATGAAGTTACTATTACCTTGCCGCACATCCCA GGTTCAACTCCTCCGATGACTGTCTTCAAAGGAAACAAACGACCATACCAGAAGGACTGTGTGCTGATCATCAACCATGACACCGGGGAGTATGTTCTGGAGAAGCTCAGCAGCAGTATACAAGTCAAGAAAACAAG GGCTGAGGGCAGCAGTAAGATTCAAGCCCGCATAGAGCAGCAATCAGCCCGATCCTCACAGCCATCTTCACAGTTTAAAACCCCATCAAAACCTTCTGCAGGACCTAAAACGTCACCCCTGAAGGATCATCCTTCCCCTGAACCGCAGCTAGATGACATTAAAAGGG AGCTGAGGGCGGAGGTGGAGATCATCGAGCAGAtgagcagcagcggcagcagctccTCTGAATCAGGCAGCTCCTCGGGGAGTGATGATGACAGCTCCAGCAGTGGTGGAGGAGACGACACACACACATCACCCTCTCAGCAATACAGCAACAGAACGCCCGTCTCCAACGGCACCAACAGACCCCAGGGTAGTAACCAGCTGATCAACACGCTTA GACATGACCTCCAGCTAAGTGAATCGGGAAGCGACAGCGATGACTAA